In Nicotiana tabacum cultivar K326 chromosome 21, ASM71507v2, whole genome shotgun sequence, one DNA window encodes the following:
- the LOC142175195 gene encoding secreted RxLR effector protein 78-like, translated as MEEVKNTVIALSGDSASGPDDFTGLFFLQCWDTVGGDYKSGPRQNEEDSTITNFFQPVCFVKGRSIFKNILLTQEIVTDIRLRGKSANVVMKLDMAKAYDRVSWSYLLHVLRKMGFAEHFLKLIWNLIANNWHSVLISGQATGFFKSIRGVKQGDPLSPSLFILSAEVLSRSLNKLFEDKKFI; from the exons ATGGAAGAGGTCAAGAATACAGTAATTGCACTGAGTGGGGATAGTGCAAGTGGCCCAGATGACTTCACTGGTCTGTTTTTCCTACAATGCTGGGATACTGTGGGAG GTGATTACAAGAGTGGTCCGCGACAGAATGAAGAAGATTCTACCATCACTAATTTCTTCCAACCAGTCTGCTTTGTGAAAGGAAGgagcatatttaaaaatattttactcACTCAGGAGATTGTCACTGATATCAGACTGAGAGGAAAATCAGCTAATGTGGTTATGAAACTTGATATGGCAAAGGCATATGACCGGGTTTCTTGGAGTTACTTGCTACATGTGTTGAGAAAAATGGGATTTGCAGAACACTTCCTCAAACTGATCTGGAACTTAATAGCTAATAACTGGCACTCAGTCTTAATCAGTGGCCAAGCTACGGGATTCTTTAAGTCCATCAGAGGAGTCAAGCAAGGTGACCCTTTGTCCCCATCACTTTTTATATTATCTGCAGAGGTCTTATCAAGATCACTGAACAAATTATTTGAAGATAAGAAGTTTATATGA